In Rhodamnia argentea isolate NSW1041297 chromosome 4, ASM2092103v1, whole genome shotgun sequence, the following proteins share a genomic window:
- the LOC115752627 gene encoding eukaryotic translation initiation factor 5A: MSDEEHHFESKADAGASKTYPQQAGTIRKNGYIVIKNRPCKVVEVSTSKTGKHGHAKCHFVGIDIFNGKKLEDIVPSSHNCDVPHVNRTDYQLIDISEDGFVSLLTENGNTKDDLRLPTDDNLLSQIKDGFGEGKDLVVSVMSAMGEEQICALKDIGPKN, from the exons ATGTCGGACGAGGAACATCACTTCGAGTCGAAAGCAGACGCAGGGGCGTCAAAGACGTACCCGCAACAAGCTGGCACCATCCGCAAGAATGGCTACATCGTCATCAAGAATCGCCCCtgcaag GTTGTAGAAGTTTCTACCTCGAAAACTGGCAAACATGGACATGCTAAGTGCCACTTCGTGGGGATTGATATCTTCAATGGGAAGAAACTTGAAGATATCGTTCCATCATCCCACAACTGTGAT GTGCCCCATGTTAATCGCACTGACTACCAGCTGATTGATATCTCTGAAGATGGTTTT GTCAGTCTTTTGACTGAAAATGGAAACACGAAGGACGATCTGAGGCTTCCCACCGATGACAATCTGCTTAGCCAG ATTAAAGATGGGTTCGGCGAAGGAAAGGACCTTGTGGTGTCAGTCATGTCCGCAATGGGAGAAGAGCAGATCTGCGCTCTCAAAGATATCGGTCCTAAGAACTAG
- the LOC115752626 gene encoding probable purine permease 5 isoform X2, whose translation MEEALPKKPPPTFWEPIFAARTMACKAYKSKPISHWILLLLSGGLMLTAFPASSLLARVYYTNGGTSKWIISWVAVAGWPLTALILFPTYFICKVSPTPLNLKLALSYLVLGFLSAADNLMYAYAYAYLPASTSSLLASSSLVFSALFGYFFVKNKLTMSMINGIVIITAAMVIIALDSNSDRYGNVTNSQYIMGFMWNILGSALHGLIFALSELVFIKYLGRRSFHVVLEQQVVVSSFAFILTTIGVALNHDFEGMANEARSFKGGKSSYYLVMIWGAITFQLGVLGGTAMLFLSSTVLTGVLNAVRVPLTGIAAVILLKDPMSGFKILSLVITFWGFGSYIYGSANVSSETS comes from the coding sequence ATGGAAGAGGCGTTACCCAAGAAACCGCCTCCAACTTTCTGGGAGCCAATATTTGCTGCTAGAACCATGGCTTGCAAAGCATATAAAAGCAAACCAATCTCGCATTGGATTCTTTTGCTTCTGAGTGGCGGATTGATGCTCACAGCCTTCCCTGCCTCAAGCCTCCTTGCCCGTGTCTATTACACGAATGGCGGCACAAGCAAATGGATCATCTCGTGGGTGGCCGTCGCTGGATGGCCATTGACTGCGCTAATCTTGTTCCCAACATACTTCATCTGCAAAGTCTCCCCAACCCCTCTAAACTTAAAGCTCGCCCTTTCTTACTTAGTCTTAGGTTTCTTAAGTGCTGCTGACAATCTCATGTATGCCTATGCCTATGCCTACCTGCCTGCTTCGACCTCGTCCCTTCTAGCATCGTCATCTTTGGTGTTTTCTGCACTATTTGGATATTTCTTCGTCAAGAACAAACTAACAATGTCAATGATCAATGGTATTGTCATAATTACAGCTGCCATGGTAATAATCGCTTTGGACTCGAATTCAGACAGATACGGCAATGTCACCAATAGCCAATACATCATGGGTTTTATGTGGAACATCTTGGGATCTGCACTCCACGGGCTCATCTTCGCGCTCTCGGAGCTTGTCTTTATCAAGTATCTAGGAAGAAGATCGTTCCACGTGGTGTTGGAGCAACAGGTCGTGGTTTCTTCTTTCGCTTTCATACTTACAACTATTGGTGTCGCCTTGAATCACGATTTTGAAGGAATGGCGAATGAGGCCAGAAGTTTCAAGGGCGGTAAGAGCTCGTATTACTTAGTTATGATATggggtgccataacttttcagTTGGGAGTGCTTGGAGGTACTGCCATGCTTTTCTTGTCTTCGACCGTCCTCACTGGTGTTTTGAACGCTGTGAGGGTACCTCTTACTGGCATCGCTGCTGTTATATTGTTGAAAGATCCTATGAGTGGATTCAAGATCCTATCGCTTGTTATAACCTTTTGGGGATTTGGATCCTACATATATGGCAGTGCCAATGTGAGTAGTGAAACTTCATGA
- the LOC115752626 gene encoding probable purine permease 5 isoform X1 — MGTRMEEALPKKPPPTFWEPIFAARTMACKAYKSKPISHWILLLLSGGLMLTAFPASSLLARVYYTNGGTSKWIISWVAVAGWPLTALILFPTYFICKVSPTPLNLKLALSYLVLGFLSAADNLMYAYAYAYLPASTSSLLASSSLVFSALFGYFFVKNKLTMSMINGIVIITAAMVIIALDSNSDRYGNVTNSQYIMGFMWNILGSALHGLIFALSELVFIKYLGRRSFHVVLEQQVVVSSFAFILTTIGVALNHDFEGMANEARSFKGGKSSYYLVMIWGAITFQLGVLGGTAMLFLSSTVLTGVLNAVRVPLTGIAAVILLKDPMSGFKILSLVITFWGFGSYIYGSANVSSETS, encoded by the exons ATG GGGACAAGAATGGAAGAGGCGTTACCCAAGAAACCGCCTCCAACTTTCTGGGAGCCAATATTTGCTGCTAGAACCATGGCTTGCAAAGCATATAAAAGCAAACCAATCTCGCATTGGATTCTTTTGCTTCTGAGTGGCGGATTGATGCTCACAGCCTTCCCTGCCTCAAGCCTCCTTGCCCGTGTCTATTACACGAATGGCGGCACAAGCAAATGGATCATCTCGTGGGTGGCCGTCGCTGGATGGCCATTGACTGCGCTAATCTTGTTCCCAACATACTTCATCTGCAAAGTCTCCCCAACCCCTCTAAACTTAAAGCTCGCCCTTTCTTACTTAGTCTTAGGTTTCTTAAGTGCTGCTGACAATCTCATGTATGCCTATGCCTATGCCTACCTGCCTGCTTCGACCTCGTCCCTTCTAGCATCGTCATCTTTGGTGTTTTCTGCACTATTTGGATATTTCTTCGTCAAGAACAAACTAACAATGTCAATGATCAATGGTATTGTCATAATTACAGCTGCCATGGTAATAATCGCTTTGGACTCGAATTCAGACAGATACGGCAATGTCACCAATAGCCAATACATCATGGGTTTTATGTGGAACATCTTGGGATCTGCACTCCACGGGCTCATCTTCGCGCTCTCGGAGCTTGTCTTTATCAAGTATCTAGGAAGAAGATCGTTCCACGTGGTGTTGGAGCAACAGGTCGTGGTTTCTTCTTTCGCTTTCATACTTACAACTATTGGTGTCGCCTTGAATCACGATTTTGAAGGAATGGCGAATGAGGCCAGAAGTTTCAAGGGCGGTAAGAGCTCGTATTACTTAGTTATGATATggggtgccataacttttcagTTGGGAGTGCTTGGAGGTACTGCCATGCTTTTCTTGTCTTCGACCGTCCTCACTGGTGTTTTGAACGCTGTGAGGGTACCTCTTACTGGCATCGCTGCTGTTATATTGTTGAAAGATCCTATGAGTGGATTCAAGATCCTATCGCTTGTTATAACCTTTTGGGGATTTGGATCCTACATATATGGCAGTGCCAATGTGAGTAGTGAAACTTCATGA